The Methanophagales archaeon genome window below encodes:
- the gatC gene encoding Asp-tRNA(Asn)/Glu-tRNA(Gln) amidotransferase subunit GatC, producing the protein MIRREEIEHIAWLARIELREEEKELFESQLSSILDYFAVLDELDTRDVEPTYHVTGIRDAVREDEPKEAFSQVDALRNAPKTEGGYFKSPRIF; encoded by the coding sequence ATGATAAGAAGAGAAGAGATAGAACACATAGCGTGGTTGGCACGAATAGAACTGAGAGAAGAAGAGAAGGAACTATTTGAGAGTCAATTGAGTTCTATACTGGACTATTTCGCGGTGCTCGATGAGCTCGACACCCGGGATGTGGAACCCACGTATCATGTGACGGGGATAAGGGATGCAGTGAGGGAAGACGAGCCGAAAGAGGCTTTCAGTCAGGTAGATGCGCTTCGAAATGCCCCTAAGACCGAGGGGGGCTATTTCAAGAGTCCGCGGATATTCTGA
- a CDS encoding cobyric acid synthase translates to MAKRIMVQGTGSGVGKSIIVAAFCRIFTQDGFSVAPFKSQNMALNSYVTRDGLEIGRAQAFQAFAARKEPSVEMNPILLKPTSDTGAQVIVRGKPIGNMTAMEYHEYKPKALNLIKECFAKLDSENDIVVIEGAGSPAEVNLRANDIVNMSIAKLLNAPVILVGDIDRGGVFAWLIGTLELLEPEERELVKGMLINKFRGDLEILRPGLEFLEHRVNKPVIGVIPYFNDIKIQEEDSLSVERRREADARGIRIEVIYLPHISNFTDFDALEAETDVSLRYVGKGDAIKEPDVIIIPGSKSTISDMLYLMQSGYATQIRRYAMNGECVVLGICGGYQMLCNTIIDPEGVESIERETAGLGLLPAKTVFERHKLTNQVRAIVNLDFYKGEIEGYEIHMGRTYFDTDGGGSNGAIRSAFTVIERSGREVMDEGGGAVYGNVIGTYIHGLFDNDEFRQAFLNYIRTRKGLTPLKSSEINWDKEYNKLAGLVRSNIDMEKIYEIIR, encoded by the coding sequence ATGGCAAAGCGGATAATGGTCCAGGGTACAGGCTCAGGAGTGGGCAAAAGTATAATTGTTGCTGCCTTCTGTCGCATATTCACTCAGGATGGGTTCAGTGTTGCACCATTCAAATCGCAGAATATGGCTCTTAACTCGTATGTCACGCGAGACGGTCTTGAAATAGGTAGAGCACAGGCATTTCAGGCATTTGCCGCGCGAAAAGAGCCGTCAGTGGAGATGAACCCGATATTATTGAAGCCTACAAGCGATACAGGCGCTCAGGTCATCGTGCGTGGTAAGCCAATAGGTAATATGACAGCAATGGAATATCACGAGTACAAGCCCAAAGCACTGAACCTCATAAAAGAGTGCTTCGCAAAGCTCGACTCCGAGAACGATATCGTGGTGATAGAAGGTGCAGGTAGTCCTGCGGAGGTGAACCTCCGTGCAAACGATATTGTGAACATGAGTATAGCGAAGCTCCTGAATGCACCTGTGATACTCGTAGGAGATATAGATAGAGGAGGGGTCTTTGCATGGCTCATTGGTACACTGGAATTACTCGAACCAGAGGAGCGGGAATTGGTGAAGGGCATGCTGATAAACAAGTTCCGTGGCGACCTGGAGATACTGCGTCCCGGGCTGGAGTTCCTTGAGCACAGGGTTAATAAGCCCGTGATTGGTGTCATTCCCTATTTCAATGATATAAAGATACAGGAAGAGGACTCGCTATCGGTGGAGAGAAGAAGGGAGGCGGATGCCAGAGGGATAAGGATAGAGGTCATTTATCTGCCACATATATCCAATTTCACCGATTTCGATGCTCTGGAAGCTGAGACAGATGTCTCACTACGCTATGTTGGTAAGGGTGATGCGATAAAAGAGCCAGATGTGATTATTATCCCGGGTTCTAAGAGTACTATCAGCGACATGCTGTACCTTATGCAGAGTGGATATGCCACGCAGATACGGAGGTATGCGATGAATGGTGAGTGTGTTGTACTCGGTATCTGCGGTGGCTACCAGATGCTATGCAATACCATTATAGACCCGGAAGGTGTGGAATCGATAGAGAGAGAGACCGCAGGACTTGGATTGCTACCTGCGAAGACTGTCTTCGAGCGCCATAAGTTGACGAATCAGGTACGGGCGATTGTGAATCTGGACTTCTACAAGGGAGAGATTGAAGGTTATGAGATACACATGGGCAGGACTTATTTTGATACTGATGGTGGTGGCAGTAATGGCGCTATAAGAAGTGCATTTACAGTAATTGAACGTTCTGGAAGGGAGGTTATGGATGAAGGAGGTGGTGCTGTCTACGGTAATGTCATCGGGACTTATATACATGGCTTATTTGATAATGATGAGTTCAGACAGGCTTTTCTGAACTATATAAGAACGAGGAAAGGACTGACTCCTTTAAAAAGCAGTGAGATTAATTGGGATAAGGAGTACAATAAACTGGCAGGGCTGGTGCGAAGTAATATAGATATGGAGAAGATATATGAGATTATCAGATGA